A window of Candidatus Latescibacter sp. genomic DNA:
AACTTGTTGGAGAGGGGGTCAGGGGGTGAGGTCTTTTATTTACTCGTATTATTCAACAAGCAGAGTTAACTCGATAAGCAACAAAATTAATACCTCAGATTTCATCATATCTTCACCATCTCGTCAAGGGTGATCTTACGGTTCTGCTCGATGCTGTGACGCGCTCCGATGCCGATGAGGATGGACATGGCTCCGGCGCGGGTCCCCGCTGTCTGGCCCAGGGGGTCAGGCGCGCCGCGGAAGATCATGTTCTGCATCTTGTCGTCCGCGCCCCAGTGGGACGGGCCGCCCTCCGAAATGGTTGTCTCCAGCGTTCCTTTAAACTTGCGGGTGAGCCGTATGTCGGCAATACGGTCCACCTGCCAGGGCTGGGCATGGTAGATACGGGCGTCGAGCCGCCCCTTGGTGCCGTTGAATCCGATGGCGTATCCCTCGTAAGGCATTCCGGCCACAAGCGAATAGCTCACGAGGGCGTCGTTCGAATACCTGATCTGGACCGACATGTTGTCCCAGATGTTGATATTTTCGCGAAAGAGGCAGGAATCGCGGATGTAGCCGTCCTCAGACTCGCACTTGACGTAGAGGTTCATACTCATCTGGTCCTTGGTAATGTCCCAGAAATAGGGGCATTCCGACTTGTGGGTACACTCACGGCAGCATTTTGCGCGGTAGTCTCCGTTGAAGCCGAAATAACGCAGGTCGCCGTAAGCGTTTATCTCGATTGGGTCGGCATTGAGATACCAGTTAAGGATGTCGAAATGGTGGGTGGCCTTGTGCACGAGCAGGG
This region includes:
- a CDS encoding Gfo/Idh/MocA family oxidoreductase, which gives rise to MSQDTISKSRRAFLGAAAGTALAAAAAAAPAVNTAKPEGKPSGGKLKMALVGTGIRGSTLWGKNLVDKYSDIIEFVGLCDINPKRVEFVKGYMGVSCPTFTDFDAMIAQTKPNLVMVTTVDCFHAKYICRALELGCNVMTEKPLAIDEKQCQEIRDTERRYGRNVRVTFNYRYSPDAERIKTILASGEIGQITSVDFHWYLNTSHGADYFRRWHAFKQNSGSLLVHKATHHFDILNWYLNADPIEINAYGDLRYFGFNGDYRAKCCRECTHKSECPYFWDITKDQMSMNLYVKCESEDGYIRDSCLFRENINIWDNMSVQIRYSNDALVSYSLVAGMPYEGYAIGFNGTKGRLDARIYHAQPWQVDRIADIRLTRKFKGTLETTISEGGPSHWGADDKMQNMIFRGAPDPLGQTAGTRAGAMSILIGIGARHSIEQNRKITLDEMVKI